In the Arthrobacter sp. 31Y genome, one interval contains:
- a CDS encoding AAA family ATPase encodes MESKRQVTVEPSPVQGEAYSPLPRDGAGLNGHRPHVMDAERFHDASERILGSINQVIDGKADAAKLALTVLLAQGHLLLEDVPGVGKTLLAKTLARSVDCTVSRIQFTPDLLPSDVTGVSIYNQSSRQFEFRPGAVFANIVIGDEINRASAKTQSALLECMEEHQVTVDGHSYQLGLPFMVVATQNPIEMEGTYPLPEAQRDRFMARISMGYPDKDAEIEMLETHQASSPLVKVTPVVTAADVAAMIATVQQVYVSTAIKEYTVAIGRATRDSARLRLGASPRSLLQLLRAAKATAALDGRDFVLPDDVVDVAESVLAHRIILDRKAASSGDTPQSILRGIFASLPVAQEPPGAWRRDRNSV; translated from the coding sequence ATGGAGTCCAAGCGACAAGTCACCGTTGAACCCTCTCCTGTCCAGGGCGAGGCGTACAGCCCCCTGCCACGGGATGGCGCGGGACTCAACGGGCATAGGCCGCACGTCATGGACGCGGAGCGGTTCCATGATGCCAGCGAGCGCATCCTGGGTTCCATCAATCAGGTCATTGACGGAAAAGCCGATGCTGCAAAGCTCGCTCTGACGGTCCTTCTGGCCCAAGGCCACCTTCTCTTGGAGGACGTCCCGGGTGTGGGCAAAACGCTGTTGGCAAAGACGCTGGCGCGCAGTGTGGACTGCACGGTATCCCGAATCCAGTTCACCCCGGACCTGCTGCCCTCCGATGTCACTGGCGTGTCCATCTACAACCAGTCTTCCCGGCAATTCGAGTTCCGCCCCGGCGCCGTGTTCGCGAACATCGTCATCGGCGACGAAATCAACCGCGCTTCGGCCAAAACCCAGTCGGCGCTCCTTGAATGCATGGAGGAGCACCAGGTGACCGTGGACGGTCACTCGTACCAACTGGGTTTGCCCTTCATGGTTGTGGCCACGCAGAATCCCATCGAGATGGAAGGCACGTATCCGCTGCCTGAAGCCCAGCGCGACCGTTTTATGGCGCGAATCTCCATGGGCTACCCGGACAAGGATGCCGAGATCGAGATGTTGGAGACCCATCAGGCGTCCTCGCCGCTGGTGAAGGTGACTCCTGTAGTGACGGCCGCCGATGTCGCTGCCATGATCGCCACCGTCCAGCAGGTCTACGTCTCCACAGCCATCAAGGAGTACACGGTGGCCATTGGACGGGCCACCCGGGACAGCGCCCGCCTCCGCCTTGGTGCAAGCCCACGGTCCTTGCTGCAACTGTTGCGTGCGGCCAAGGCCACGGCAGCATTGGATGGCCGGGACTTTGTCCTGCCGGATGACGTGGTGGACGTTGCCGAGTCGGTGCTGGCCCACCGGATCATTCTGGACCGCAAGGCCGCGAGTTCGGGCGATACACCGCAGAGCATTCTCCGGGGCATTTTCGCTTCCCTGCCCGTTGCCCAGGAACCGCCCGGCGCATGGCGCAGGGACAGGAACAGCGTTTAG
- a CDS encoding NAD-dependent succinate-semialdehyde dehydrogenase, which produces MTVTVERESELLASVPTGLLINGQWRPAGSGKTFDVEDPATGKVLLSISDAGAEDGAAALDAAAAAQADWARTAPRERGEILRRAFELVTERAEDFALLMTLEMGKPLAEARGEVTYGAEFLRWFSEEAVRVSGRYSTAPDGKNRLLVQKKPVGPCLLITPWNFPLAMATRKIAPAVAAGCTMVLKPANLTPLTSLLFAQVMQEAGLPAGVLNVIQTSTAGAVTGPLIKDDRLRKISFTGSTPVGQALIREAADKVLRTSMELGGNAPFVVFEDADLDKAVEGAIAAKMRNMGEACTAANRFIVHESVADSFAEKFAAKIGSLTTARGTEPESKVGPLIDGKARDGVHALVSEAVAGGATAVTGGAAVEGPGYFYQPTVLKNVAADARILREEIFGPVAPIITFSTEDDAVRLANNTEYGLVAYVFTKDLNRGLRISERIETGMLGLNAGVISNAAAPFGGVKQSGLGREGGSEGIEEYLYTQYVGIADPYAD; this is translated from the coding sequence ATGACTGTCACGGTTGAACGCGAAAGCGAACTGCTGGCTTCCGTCCCTACCGGCCTGCTGATCAACGGTCAGTGGCGCCCGGCCGGTTCCGGAAAGACCTTTGATGTTGAGGACCCGGCAACGGGCAAGGTCCTCCTCAGCATCTCCGACGCCGGTGCTGAAGACGGCGCTGCCGCCCTCGACGCCGCTGCTGCCGCCCAGGCTGACTGGGCACGGACCGCACCGCGCGAACGCGGCGAGATCCTGCGCCGCGCTTTCGAGCTGGTCACCGAGCGCGCCGAAGACTTCGCCCTGCTGATGACCCTGGAAATGGGCAAGCCCCTCGCTGAAGCCCGCGGCGAGGTCACCTACGGTGCTGAGTTCCTGCGCTGGTTCTCCGAGGAAGCCGTCCGAGTGTCCGGCCGTTACTCCACAGCACCTGATGGCAAGAACCGCCTCCTGGTGCAGAAAAAGCCGGTGGGCCCCTGCTTGCTGATCACCCCGTGGAACTTCCCGCTGGCCATGGCCACCCGCAAGATCGCGCCCGCCGTCGCTGCCGGTTGCACCATGGTGCTCAAGCCCGCCAACCTGACCCCGCTCACCAGCCTTCTGTTCGCACAGGTCATGCAGGAAGCCGGCCTCCCCGCTGGTGTCCTGAACGTCATCCAGACCTCCACCGCCGGCGCTGTCACGGGCCCGCTGATCAAGGATGACCGTCTCCGCAAGATCTCCTTCACCGGCTCCACCCCGGTGGGCCAGGCCCTGATCCGTGAAGCCGCGGACAAGGTCCTGCGTACCTCCATGGAACTGGGCGGCAACGCCCCGTTTGTTGTCTTCGAGGACGCGGACCTGGACAAGGCTGTTGAAGGTGCCATCGCTGCGAAGATGCGCAACATGGGCGAGGCCTGCACTGCAGCGAACCGCTTCATTGTGCACGAGTCCGTGGCCGATTCCTTCGCGGAGAAGTTCGCCGCCAAGATCGGTTCCCTCACCACTGCCCGCGGCACTGAGCCCGAATCCAAGGTGGGCCCGCTGATCGACGGCAAGGCCCGCGATGGCGTTCACGCCCTGGTATCCGAAGCCGTAGCAGGAGGTGCCACTGCCGTCACCGGTGGTGCCGCCGTCGAGGGCCCCGGTTACTTCTACCAGCCCACCGTGCTGAAGAACGTTGCCGCCGATGCCCGCATCCTGCGGGAAGAAATCTTCGGACCGGTTGCGCCCATCATCACCTTCTCCACCGAAGATGACGCCGTCCGCCTGGCAAACAACACCGAGTACGGCCTGGTTGCCTACGTCTTCACCAAGGACCTCAACCGTGGCCTGCGCATCAGCGAAAGGATCGAGACCGGCATGCTCGGCCTGAACGCCGGTGTGATCTCCAACGCAGCAGCACCGTTCGGTGGCGTCAAGCAGTCCGGCCTGGGCCGTGAAGGCGGTTCCGAAGGCATCGAAGAGTACCTCTACACCCAGTACGTAGGTATCGCGGACCCGTACGCCGACTAG
- the rsmI gene encoding 16S rRNA (cytidine(1402)-2'-O)-methyltransferase — MEEEASAPEATPGVGRIVLAATPIGNVGDASARLIELLGTSDIVAAEDTRRLHRLVTALGVEVTGRVISYHEHNEVAKTGELLDHVRAGKTILMVSDAGMPAVSDPGFRLVEGAVAAGLTVTAVPGPSAVLTALALSGLPTDRFCFEGFLPRKSGDRNSRLADLAGERRTMVFFEAPHRLEVMLRALHERFGAERRVAVCRELTKTYEEVIRGTLRELLEWAENNEVRGEIAVVVGGAPEQEPGKPEDHVAAVNELISQGIRLKEAVAAVAEEARVSKRELYSAVLAAR, encoded by the coding sequence CTGGAAGAGGAAGCTTCTGCTCCAGAGGCAACCCCCGGCGTCGGCAGGATCGTTCTTGCGGCGACACCTATCGGCAACGTCGGCGACGCTTCCGCGCGTTTGATTGAACTCCTTGGCACCTCTGACATCGTGGCCGCGGAGGACACCCGGCGTCTGCACCGGCTGGTAACTGCCCTTGGCGTCGAAGTCACTGGACGCGTCATCAGCTATCACGAGCACAATGAGGTAGCCAAGACCGGTGAACTGCTGGACCACGTCCGCGCCGGCAAGACCATCTTGATGGTCAGCGACGCCGGAATGCCGGCAGTTTCGGACCCCGGTTTCCGCTTGGTGGAGGGTGCGGTTGCTGCCGGCCTGACAGTCACTGCGGTTCCCGGCCCCTCCGCGGTGCTCACGGCGCTGGCACTGTCCGGACTGCCTACGGACCGCTTCTGCTTTGAAGGATTCCTGCCGCGAAAGTCGGGGGATCGGAATTCACGCTTGGCAGACCTGGCCGGCGAACGCCGCACCATGGTCTTTTTCGAGGCCCCGCACAGGCTCGAAGTGATGTTGCGGGCGCTGCATGAGCGCTTCGGGGCCGAGCGCCGCGTGGCGGTCTGCCGTGAGTTGACCAAAACCTACGAAGAAGTCATCCGGGGCACCCTGCGTGAACTGCTGGAGTGGGCAGAGAACAATGAGGTCCGTGGAGAGATAGCGGTGGTAGTGGGCGGTGCACCCGAACAGGAACCCGGGAAGCCTGAAGACCACGTCGCGGCGGTCAATGAGCTCATTTCCCAAGGCATCCGATTGAAGGAGGCCGTGGCAGCAGTGGCCGAGGAGGCCCGAGTCAGTAAGCGCGAGCTCTACTCGGCGGTGCTCGCAGCGCGCTGA
- a CDS encoding dolichyl-phosphate-mannose--protein mannosyltransferase, with protein sequence MNQSPVPATASGSPAASPASPEPGDTTVAEGSGQSDTPKPADTSRARTKEPLPGRDLPYGGLAARILPGRGLEGHRWIARPLEAYTAQALKERLIGTVQSWRDYPASLRLWFWLIPTLTAILGGILRFFRLDAPHSLVFDETYYVKDAYSYVVSGYERSWPANANDSFIAGNPDVLLNTPEYVVHPPVGKWMIAFGMWLFGGDNPFGWRFSAALAGTLTVFLVSLIALKLFRSHTLGAVAGLLLAIDGHHLVLSRTSLLDVFLALWILAAFGALLMDRDDGRRRLASRLAAQAAASPGGRPTPTQLVAGPWLGMRWWRLAAGVCLGLAVGTKWSALFFVAAFGIMTVLWDLSARRIAGIRSWFSAGIIKDGLPAFVTIIPIAAVTYVATWTGWFLSKDAYYRQWAATNPAPGWDWLPNSVRSLAHYHLEAYKFHQGLSSDHPYESSPWTWLIMGRPTSFFYQTPKQGTPGCVVETCSSAILPVGNPVVWWGGTIALVILLFWWAGRRDWRAGAILAGVAAGYLPWFMYPERTMFIFYAVSFEPFLVLGLTYVLGLVLGRSSDPVWRRRSGFYVVALVLVLAVLATAFFYPVLTAEVISYQEWRMRMWMPSWI encoded by the coding sequence GTGAACCAGTCGCCCGTTCCTGCCACCGCTTCCGGATCCCCGGCAGCGTCCCCAGCGAGCCCGGAACCTGGAGACACCACGGTGGCGGAGGGCAGCGGGCAATCGGACACACCGAAACCCGCAGACACCTCGCGGGCCCGTACAAAGGAACCCCTGCCTGGCCGTGACTTGCCCTACGGCGGTTTGGCCGCTCGGATTTTGCCAGGCCGCGGTCTGGAAGGGCACCGTTGGATCGCACGGCCGTTAGAGGCCTACACTGCCCAGGCGTTGAAGGAACGTCTGATTGGCACTGTCCAAAGCTGGCGGGACTATCCGGCGTCCTTGCGCTTGTGGTTCTGGCTGATCCCCACCCTCACGGCAATCCTGGGCGGCATCCTCCGCTTCTTCCGGCTTGATGCTCCGCACAGCCTGGTTTTCGACGAAACCTACTACGTCAAGGACGCCTACTCCTATGTGGTGAGCGGCTACGAACGCAGCTGGCCGGCCAATGCCAACGACTCCTTCATCGCCGGCAACCCGGATGTACTTCTCAACACTCCCGAATACGTTGTCCATCCGCCGGTGGGCAAATGGATGATTGCGTTCGGAATGTGGCTGTTCGGCGGAGACAACCCCTTCGGCTGGCGGTTCAGCGCAGCCTTGGCAGGCACGCTGACGGTCTTCCTCGTTTCGCTCATCGCACTGAAGCTGTTCCGCTCGCACACCCTCGGGGCTGTTGCCGGTCTCCTGCTGGCCATCGACGGCCATCACCTGGTGCTCTCCCGGACATCCCTGCTGGACGTCTTCCTGGCCCTGTGGATTCTGGCCGCTTTCGGCGCCTTACTCATGGACCGCGACGACGGCCGCCGTCGTCTGGCTTCCCGCCTCGCCGCGCAGGCGGCTGCTTCGCCGGGAGGCCGCCCCACACCCACCCAACTGGTGGCCGGTCCCTGGCTGGGCATGCGGTGGTGGCGTCTGGCTGCAGGTGTTTGCCTCGGCCTCGCTGTGGGGACCAAATGGTCGGCACTGTTCTTCGTGGCTGCGTTCGGGATCATGACTGTGCTGTGGGACCTGAGTGCCCGGCGCATTGCGGGCATCCGGAGCTGGTTCAGCGCAGGCATCATCAAGGACGGCCTGCCCGCGTTTGTGACCATCATTCCGATCGCTGCCGTCACTTACGTGGCCACGTGGACGGGCTGGTTCCTTTCGAAGGACGCCTATTACCGGCAATGGGCTGCCACCAACCCTGCCCCGGGCTGGGATTGGCTGCCCAACTCCGTACGCTCCCTGGCGCATTACCACCTTGAAGCGTACAAATTCCATCAGGGGCTCAGCTCAGATCATCCGTATGAGTCCAGCCCCTGGACATGGCTCATCATGGGCCGTCCTACCTCGTTCTTCTACCAAACCCCCAAACAGGGCACTCCCGGCTGCGTGGTCGAGACGTGTTCCTCGGCCATCCTGCCGGTGGGAAATCCGGTGGTCTGGTGGGGCGGAACCATCGCCCTGGTGATCCTGTTGTTCTGGTGGGCCGGCCGCCGCGACTGGCGTGCCGGTGCCATCCTTGCGGGAGTGGCGGCCGGATACCTTCCGTGGTTCATGTACCCGGAACGCACCATGTTCATCTTTTACGCCGTGTCCTTCGAACCGTTCCTGGTTCTGGGCCTGACGTATGTGCTGGGGTTGGTCCTGGGACGCAGCAGCGACCCCGTCTGGCGGCGAAGATCCGGCTTCTACGTAGTGGCGCTCGTCCTGGTGTTGGCCGTGCTGGCAACCGCGTTCTTCTATCCGGTGCTCACTGCGGAGGTCATCAGCTACCAGGAGTGGCGGATGAGAATGTGGATGCCATCGTGGATCTAG
- a CDS encoding TatD family hydrolase: MCNSLAPAPYRAPSAATEEKESRREYPPAPEPLPVAVMDNHTHLDFRHGLIEVSVRDAMDSAEAVGVQGAVQVGCDLESSRFTVQAVEADPRLLGAVAIHPNDAPEYAARGELESALAEIEELAGHPRIRAIGETGLDFFRTHGEGLTHQRYSFRRHIDIAKRLGLTLQIHDRDAHDDVVQVLREEGAPERVVFHCFSGDEELARICNQNGWYMSFAGTMTFKNAGNLRAALAIAEPSRILVETDSPFLTPHPHRGRPNASYMVPYTVRSMADVTGDDLSELCSRLAENTLDAYGSWG, encoded by the coding sequence ATGTGCAATTCCCTCGCCCCCGCGCCCTACAGGGCGCCATCCGCTGCGACAGAAGAAAAAGAGTCCCGTCGGGAATACCCGCCAGCGCCGGAGCCCCTACCCGTAGCGGTCATGGACAACCACACACACCTGGACTTCAGGCACGGCCTGATCGAGGTCTCGGTCCGGGATGCGATGGACTCTGCGGAAGCGGTGGGCGTGCAGGGAGCCGTGCAGGTGGGCTGCGATCTCGAATCGTCCCGATTCACAGTGCAGGCCGTGGAAGCAGATCCCCGGCTGCTCGGCGCTGTGGCCATCCACCCCAACGATGCCCCCGAATACGCGGCCCGTGGCGAGCTGGAATCGGCGCTCGCCGAGATCGAGGAGTTGGCCGGTCATCCGCGGATCCGGGCCATCGGTGAGACGGGGCTGGACTTCTTCCGGACCCACGGTGAGGGACTGACACATCAGCGTTACTCGTTCCGCCGCCACATTGACATTGCCAAGCGGCTGGGACTGACGCTCCAGATTCACGACCGCGACGCCCACGACGACGTCGTTCAGGTTCTGCGGGAGGAAGGTGCGCCAGAAAGGGTGGTTTTCCACTGCTTCTCCGGAGATGAAGAACTCGCCCGCATCTGTAACCAGAACGGCTGGTACATGTCGTTCGCCGGGACCATGACGTTCAAGAACGCAGGCAATCTCCGTGCCGCCCTGGCCATCGCCGAGCCAAGCAGGATTCTGGTGGAAACCGATTCACCCTTCCTCACACCGCATCCCCATCGCGGTCGGCCGAATGCCAGCTACATGGTTCCCTACACAGTCAGGTCCATGGCGGACGTGACAGGAGATGACTTGTCCGAACTTTGTTCGCGACTGGCCGAAAACACCCTGGATGCCTACGGATCCTGGGGCTAA
- a CDS encoding transglutaminase TgpA family protein codes for MTTTSHRGSPNAPAQPGGGSAPRPSPRRQTPGAGPYPWAMAGSIAVAVLGAALSLNGVLRGWGWFMPLITTVVVVALTLAALRALRAQPLLATLASFASLAGVLSFTFCRQESLAGFIPTTGTFTAVGRLIKRAAETVVSESAPVAPNAGIVFVMCACLGLLVILIDALAVPLSMPAASGIGLLAVMVVPATIKPQSVGVAGFIGAAVGFLLILGCSHWFAPDARLQSGSGRGAGQFRRSVVTGGLALAMTLTVPLVIPGFETGTFPQGSRLSPWGTSNGLNPMITLGNSLRSPTGSGRITYATSASGPLYLRSVTIDNFDGETWAPDDRAAGRRAGADRIETGYAVQGEVVNAVTSVNAGLFTSPYLPAPFAPASVNGLNGRWTWDPATLSIMSTETTTRAQRYVVFSAAPKITAQSLSQASAVPEGISEDFLRIPGSLPEIVRQTADTVTASAGSNYGKALAIQKYLRSGEFTYSLQAPVQNGYDGNGLSVLADFLSVKSGYCVHFSSAMAVMARAEGIPSRIAVGYAPGRLTGESVALVGQGSFPEYEVDARDAHAWPELYFEGLGWVPFEPTPSRGVVPEYATESSVPGNLSTNADEKEVLTTPAPAPAPAVPLPGVDTPAAGSAAVNPWPAIGAGAAGVLVLAGFLWSPRLSRTVLRRRRLNQKPPDDPELTGSRDPAPELAWAELQDLATDYGVPSKPSETPRHFSARLRSSSALGVTGGLDDAAHEAVASLTSDFERQRYGRAATPAPAAATRVAVIRESLRNNARWLVRFRADWLPPSMMRRWVHALGAPFRAVGRFGRATGRTVAMSWRRLKGLLPQRR; via the coding sequence ATGACTACCACCTCCCACCGCGGCTCCCCCAACGCCCCGGCCCAACCTGGCGGCGGGTCAGCACCGCGGCCGTCACCCCGTAGGCAAACCCCGGGAGCCGGACCCTATCCATGGGCCATGGCGGGATCCATTGCCGTGGCTGTCCTTGGCGCTGCGTTGTCCCTGAATGGCGTCCTCAGGGGTTGGGGCTGGTTCATGCCGCTAATCACCACAGTGGTGGTGGTTGCCCTGACGCTTGCTGCCCTCCGGGCGCTCCGTGCTCAGCCCCTGCTCGCCACATTGGCCTCTTTTGCCTCCTTGGCCGGCGTCCTTAGCTTCACTTTCTGCCGTCAGGAAAGCCTGGCGGGATTCATCCCCACCACCGGAACCTTCACCGCCGTCGGTCGCCTTATCAAGCGGGCTGCGGAAACAGTGGTGTCCGAGAGCGCGCCTGTTGCACCCAACGCAGGGATCGTCTTTGTCATGTGCGCCTGCCTGGGCCTCCTGGTGATCTTGATCGATGCCCTTGCCGTTCCCCTGTCCATGCCGGCCGCCAGCGGCATTGGTCTCCTGGCGGTGATGGTGGTCCCGGCCACCATCAAACCCCAGAGCGTGGGAGTGGCCGGGTTCATCGGTGCGGCTGTGGGCTTCCTGCTCATCCTCGGGTGCAGCCACTGGTTCGCCCCTGACGCCAGGCTGCAGTCCGGTTCGGGACGCGGAGCCGGCCAGTTTAGGCGCTCGGTGGTTACTGGAGGCTTGGCGCTGGCTATGACCCTGACCGTCCCGCTGGTGATTCCCGGTTTTGAGACCGGCACCTTTCCGCAGGGCTCGCGGCTGAGCCCTTGGGGAACCTCCAATGGGCTCAATCCCATGATCACCCTGGGCAACAGCCTCCGCAGTCCCACCGGTTCAGGGCGCATCACTTATGCCACAAGTGCCAGCGGCCCCCTGTACCTAAGGTCTGTCACCATTGACAACTTCGACGGCGAAACATGGGCCCCTGATGATCGAGCCGCCGGGCGAAGGGCGGGCGCGGACAGGATCGAAACCGGATACGCGGTGCAGGGCGAGGTGGTCAACGCCGTGACTTCCGTCAACGCAGGCCTGTTTACCAGCCCTTATCTTCCAGCTCCTTTTGCTCCGGCCTCCGTGAACGGCCTCAATGGACGATGGACCTGGGATCCAGCCACCTTGAGCATCATGAGCACGGAGACCACCACCCGCGCGCAACGGTATGTGGTCTTCTCTGCAGCTCCCAAGATCACAGCACAGTCCTTGTCCCAAGCCAGCGCAGTTCCAGAGGGCATTTCAGAAGACTTCCTGAGGATCCCGGGCAGCCTTCCGGAGATCGTGCGGCAAACGGCCGATACTGTCACGGCGTCCGCAGGCAGCAACTACGGGAAGGCTCTGGCCATCCAGAAGTACCTGCGTTCAGGCGAGTTCACCTATTCCCTTCAGGCTCCCGTCCAGAACGGTTATGACGGCAATGGCCTCTCAGTCCTGGCTGACTTCCTCTCGGTGAAAAGCGGCTATTGCGTCCACTTCTCCTCCGCCATGGCGGTCATGGCGCGGGCTGAAGGCATCCCCAGCAGGATTGCTGTCGGTTACGCGCCCGGCCGCCTCACGGGCGAGTCCGTGGCCCTTGTGGGTCAGGGATCCTTCCCTGAGTACGAAGTTGACGCCCGGGATGCCCACGCCTGGCCTGAGCTGTACTTCGAAGGCCTGGGCTGGGTCCCCTTCGAACCGACGCCGTCGCGTGGTGTGGTTCCCGAGTACGCCACGGAGAGTTCGGTGCCCGGCAACCTGAGCACCAATGCGGATGAGAAAGAGGTCCTGACCACTCCTGCCCCCGCCCCGGCTCCTGCTGTCCCGCTCCCCGGCGTGGATACGCCCGCCGCAGGTTCCGCCGCCGTGAACCCGTGGCCGGCCATCGGCGCGGGCGCGGCCGGGGTGTTGGTGCTTGCCGGATTCCTGTGGTCGCCGAGGCTGAGCAGGACGGTTCTCCGGCGACGCCGGCTCAACCAGAAACCTCCGGACGATCCCGAGCTCACAGGCTCGAGGGATCCTGCCCCTGAACTGGCGTGGGCAGAGTTGCAGGATCTCGCCACCGATTACGGCGTGCCGTCAAAACCCAGCGAGACGCCGCGGCATTTCTCCGCCCGGTTGCGCTCCAGTTCTGCGCTTGGTGTCACTGGAGGACTCGACGACGCCGCCCATGAGGCAGTCGCGTCGCTCACCTCGGACTTCGAACGGCAGCGGTACGGCCGTGCAGCGACACCGGCACCGGCAGCTGCCACCCGCGTTGCTGTCATCCGCGAGTCGTTGCGCAACAACGCCCGCTGGCTGGTGCGCTTCCGCGCCGACTGGTTGCCGCCGTCGATGATGCGCCGCTGGGTCCACGCGCTCGGCGCCCCGTTCCGGGCGGTCGGAAGGTTCGGCAGGGCAACAGGGCGGACCGTCGCGATGTCCTGGCGCAGGCTCAAGGGGCTACTCCCCCAGCGCCGCTAG
- a CDS encoding DUF58 domain-containing protein produces MALMDRLPKHLFTNRGWGLLAAGALALGCAYVMGRRDLLSLAILLILLPSVALAGVRVLKPKFQVYREFNPSTVETSSTTTVRLAVARSSYATGQVIMEEQLPPRFGEPPAFRFPARSASGGTSRYEYHLRSGKRGQFRIGPVTAEFSDPFGLSLRRHAIDDGDILTVTPAAVELPVTGLAGARGNDGVTATRIRANPSDDDIMTREYRHGDPMRRVHWAATARHGQLMVRQEESVTTPEATLILDQRFSAFAAGNGSVFGSRDEDSDLVTSTNFEWTVTAAMSIAAHLAERNYSLRLLDSFGGPAFHRSRSATDPDAEEFSGAGGLQAIAEALAAVELSGPRHIRAEHHRTEHTDHKSGSEKKEGSPAPASETADSPFNDRLMDKLSAHRLRGPLLALVGNLTLAEARALAPAAGYGANAFALVMTDASRNNDEALEILRLAGWRAAAVTSKTHLAAAWSAFDEGGIVAAADAAMDVRRGAAVPR; encoded by the coding sequence ATGGCGCTCATGGATCGGCTTCCCAAGCACTTATTCACCAACCGCGGCTGGGGGCTCCTGGCAGCCGGGGCTCTCGCGCTCGGGTGCGCCTACGTCATGGGCAGGCGGGATCTGCTCTCCTTGGCCATTTTGCTGATCCTCCTTCCTTCGGTTGCGCTTGCTGGCGTCCGGGTGCTTAAACCCAAGTTCCAGGTGTACCGGGAGTTCAATCCATCCACGGTGGAGACGTCGAGCACCACCACTGTTCGCCTGGCCGTTGCCCGTTCTTCGTATGCCACGGGGCAGGTCATTATGGAGGAGCAATTGCCTCCTCGTTTCGGGGAGCCTCCCGCTTTCCGTTTTCCGGCCAGATCAGCGTCCGGAGGCACCAGCCGCTACGAATATCACCTTCGCTCGGGCAAGCGGGGACAGTTCAGGATTGGTCCGGTCACGGCAGAGTTCAGTGACCCGTTCGGCTTATCGTTGCGCAGGCATGCAATTGACGACGGCGACATCCTCACCGTGACGCCTGCCGCCGTCGAACTTCCCGTCACCGGCCTCGCCGGTGCGCGCGGCAACGATGGCGTGACCGCAACCCGCATCAGGGCTAATCCCAGCGATGATGACATCATGACCCGTGAGTACAGGCACGGTGACCCCATGCGCCGCGTTCACTGGGCCGCTACCGCCCGCCATGGCCAGCTCATGGTACGTCAGGAAGAGTCGGTGACCACACCGGAAGCCACCCTCATCCTTGACCAGAGGTTCTCCGCCTTTGCCGCCGGAAACGGGTCCGTCTTCGGCAGCCGCGACGAAGACTCGGATTTGGTGACCAGTACCAACTTTGAGTGGACTGTTACGGCAGCGATGTCGATCGCCGCACACTTGGCGGAACGAAATTATTCCTTGCGGCTCCTTGACTCATTCGGCGGACCGGCGTTCCACCGTTCGCGGTCGGCCACGGACCCGGATGCTGAGGAGTTCTCGGGTGCGGGCGGTCTTCAAGCAATCGCCGAGGCACTGGCAGCCGTGGAGCTGAGCGGCCCCAGGCACATCAGGGCGGAACACCACCGAACCGAGCACACAGACCATAAATCCGGTTCAGAAAAGAAAGAAGGCTCCCCCGCTCCGGCATCAGAGACTGCAGATTCTCCCTTCAACGACCGCCTGATGGACAAACTCTCAGCGCATCGCCTGCGTGGCCCCCTGCTGGCCTTGGTGGGCAATCTGACGCTCGCGGAAGCACGGGCGCTTGCTCCCGCGGCCGGGTACGGGGCCAATGCCTTCGCCCTGGTGATGACCGATGCTTCACGGAACAATGACGAAGCATTGGAGATTCTTCGCTTGGCAGGGTGGAGAGCGGCCGCTGTCACCTCAAAGACTCATTTGGCTGCGGCCTGGTCAGCCTTCGACGAGGGCGGAATCGTAGCGGCAGCCGATGCAGCCATGGATGTCCGTCGTGGAGCAGCGGTGCCGCGATGA